In Prinia subflava isolate CZ2003 ecotype Zambia chromosome 1, Cam_Psub_1.2, whole genome shotgun sequence, the DNA window CTAGAATTCACTCCCTGCTGACAGGAAAAATCATTGCAATGTTATACCCTAAGCAAGTACCTCTCCTTAGACACTCAAACTCATGACAAGGAGATTATTCAAAATCCCAGCATGGGGATCCCAGTACACAGGTCTCTAAGATGCTGATCCTATAAAGCTTCTATAAAGTGTCACCTCAATGACTAATAGTTGTCCTTAAAAAGTTTACCTTTTgtcaaaacacagcaaactcAAGTCTTTCCAACTGAGGCTTTTCAGTCTGCAAAGTGACTCCAGATACCCCCAGGCAGCACTCTACTACAGTGCCCCACTAGGACTAAGACGGTTTCCTTTATAATCTGACTTGGCTATTCCTTCAGGTCTGCTGGCTCAGACTGTGACCCTAACACAACTGTGTCCAATATTTTCATCAAAAATAATATGGAAAGCAAGGCACCAGATGTCTGTGATAATACCTTCATGCCTTTGAAAAAGTATCCATGCTGACCTTAAAGAAATGAAGTACTTCTatacaaaatcaaaattgcaaaataaaccgagcaataaaaaataaataatttaaataaattagtAAAATACATTATACTTCCTAAAATaatttgtgtggtttttttccttactcttCTCTCTTCATTCAGGTTAAAATTCATGCAATGGGCAGAGACCAACTTAAAAAGCAAAGTGTAACTTTGCATGCTGTCATggggttagcactggccagatgttaatgcacccatgaatatatgttttttcctctaacaactactgtgggatgtgatcaggaacagagcagagcaggcttaaacttaaaaaacagaaaaacaaaactttattacattacataagaacagagatagaaaactctaaacacacacagagacagaaataaaaatttctcagaacatttcttctcctcccccagtttctaccctttacacattaccctctatagaccaaacctttgggttttaaatcaaacaatcacccctcaaaaaaaccaccaatcttcaattcagcaagggagagaggagtctctcctgcaccacagactgctcctcaggaaaCGTAGGTGCactctttgtgtgtttccatgtcacctgtggcaccgcccagagaagtctgccaggggacactttctctttcttatgtccagtgctctcaccactgtccataggctgaaactacatatagggctcttttaaggatgctttcatgccgagctctccccatctttccccttgggctgagggctttttttcctctgcgGGCAGAGGGCTccaccacaccctctcccttctcttctctgctcactccactcttaaagtgccagtcactgtagcaaagtCGAGCCAGCGgcatctacccaaaaatgcagtttgtgttcaaaagagacttgagttcagtctatggctaacattatgcaagaaaagtccagctcagaagcaaCTCTTCTTAAATTCCCTGCCCATTGGGTTctttctaatcgtgctttatcatctcggtcccaggctgtttttctttctcttctgaaaccactagccatgagaatcaatgtctgggaaaaaagtttccttctgcctcagaaagggttaacagtctctggctcctggcagggggctgcaggctcaggcactcccaggctgggcaactcccAGGTGGCTGGGCATCTTTTCCCAGAGGGGGGGGTGGGgacacacagaaggcacctccacagttttccacccctccatcctggatggggcagctcagctccagtcctgttcactctcttccccaccccggggccccagcttacttcagttccgcgtggttctcctcagcctggccacgtggctcccctcccccactcagcctaaagctgagcagaggagaggagatgtttccctgctgaaaccggaacccaaaagagactgaacccccctggagtcctgcttttaagcccttgtgtcctcagaggcgtgtccaaacctccgagtgaccaatctaagtgccagcacaaaacctgatcactgattggcctgcccacatccccctggaaaaattcaccttcccccccaaccacgacacatGCATTATTAATCTAGAAGCAAATATTTAGCTTAATTAGATTTCTACAGATCAAGTCCAAGCCTCATTACAGTTATGTGAAATGAGAATGACTGAATGTGTTATTGCTTTCAAATTCAGTTCTTATCCAAATGCCTAACAAAACAACCTGTTTGTTCAATTCTCATGAAATACATATCTTTGTTTTTACAACAACTGACCAATATTATCTATCAAAATCTAAATACTTTGGTGTTACAGGAGTCTGACCAGACACAGGCATGCTCCAACACTGGTATCAGTTGGTCTCCCCAAGTGTCTTGGTTTTAGTGAAGCTTGGCTCTGTGCTCATGTGTCTCCAATGGCTTCTCATGCACATAAACCAGTGGGATTTCCACTTTGCAGTGACAGGAACCCATATaacttttttctggtttatacAGGATTTCTTTATAAATGAAATGTTGAGCAGATATACCTCTCATACTCAGTCATGGAGTCTCCATAACATATACAACAACTATTAGCTGGAAAATAGCAGCACATTCCCCTTGCAGTTATGTTACAGTCCTGTTGAAGAATAGGGAGAAATAAggtatatatttacatatataattAGGTTTTCTCCTAATTGCTGTTTTTGAATACAAGATAAGGTTGTTTCTATGAGCAATTAAATGTACCATAATTTCCTAGGATTTAAAGTGATTTGTGTTGATGGAATTATCTTTGTTCCCACTCACTCTCTCTAGATCTAAGCAGTTCCCTGGTGTGCTCTCCAAGAATAGTTCAGTTAGTTTCCAAGTCACTCAACATATTACACTTTTAAGCAGCTATGTGCTAAAAAGCTTTGACTTGCCATTCTGAATCTTTAATGATATTGAAACTGTCAGGCAAAAATTAAATTCTCCTGCTGTTCTGAGAAGCAGGAGAAAGAAGATGACAAAAGACCTATGTTAATATTAACCATAGATGAGAAATACAATGACTTTTTTGGAAACTTAGGGCTCTGGTTAAACAGGCACAGGCTCCTTATTTCCCCTTTGTAGcccattaattaaaaaaaaaaaaataactgcaaataaaaaaagtaacaacaaagaaaaacaattagcCAAATGGACTGAATCaggaaaaatctgtatttctcaCTGGTTTTCTGACTGTTGTTATTTCTAATCATTAAATTGTTGTAAGTATGTTCTACAACTCAGTATTCTTTAAGCAACTTGTGATGGTTCACTTTCTTATGCTTATAGCATCCTTCCAAGATTATTCAGACAGGGCACTGAAGAAAGAGATCTGAGGTACCTAGGAGCATGATTAACATCCTCTATAATTTAAATGTCTACTACATTGTAGCTGAGGCTACAGTGGAACTGTCACTAGGATCCATGGTTCTTTAAGAGCATTTCTGACTATTAATCTCACCAAAACCAAGAGTTTCCCTTAGAATGTAATGACAACAAAGTAAGAGACCCTATTCTCATGCAGATATCTACAACTTaaacagttaaaaagaaaaaaatatcccacCATGAAAGATTTAGACAGAACTCAGTTATATCTGAATATCAAATCTTACGGAGTAATTCCAGCCATGCTGCTGCCATGCCTGCAAGttccaaaataaaacccccaacaGACTAGTAGTCTTGTCTATATACACCTACTCCCATGAAACTCTACAAAGGCACATCTTCTACAAACTCATTTGAAGCTGTCTCCATTCCAGCAGTCAGGCCATCACATTAATGATGGTTTCTGCATAAGGCAAAAAAGGCACATCACTCAAAGCTTAGTATGGCACCACACTGATGTATCTCCAGACACTTCCGAGCAGTGTTAACTCTTGCAGACAGCTCTAAGCAGGGTGGTACCTCTATACTGCCTGTGACcacctggctctgcctgcactcCCCAAGTGTTTTGGCACAGTTGGTGTTGACAGATTATGCCTGTTATGCACCATTACTCTTTGTGTCTGTTCAAAATGTTCTGCTGAGAGTTTAGCCAAAGACAAGGTAGTAGCCTCAATGCTCCTCAGATTTCCTCCTGTGAAGATAATTTGCTTTTGTTATCAAATCCACAGAGCTATTTGAGGGTCTCAGCTTCTTATTTCAAAATTCTGTTAGAGTAGCAGAAACAGACTCTTTAACTAAAATTCAATAGCTTTTTCTACGTCCACTTCTGAATATTAAGACACCACTGCATACTCGTAAGTATTTCTGTCAAAGCACATAGAGAGCTCCATTCTTGTATTCAGAAGCAATGACAGTCACTAATTACCCTTACCCTTCCAAACCACCcataagtttaaaaaatacattttctttttcttctgtggaacTCAGACTTTGCAAATACAGCTCAGGacctttcattttctgaaagagCCTCAAGCTTTTGGATGATCAAGGCTTAAGCAAAATAATGTCCAGCACTGCATCATTACATCTTGCTGCCTTGCAAAATTCATAGTTTCTTCAGTTTCCAAAAGAGCCAATGTATTGGAGCAGGTGGACACGTGTTGCCAGGATCCACACATGACAAAAATGGGCACACCTGTTGAGCATTCCTGTAAATCTATCTTGGATGCCCAGTCCATGTAGAAGGGCATTAACACCATATACATTCATTTAGTTGTAGGGATGccagaaattaaaaaggctGTTGACTCCTTCCGCATGAATGAAGAAATGcaggacagacacagacagCATGCAGGATTTCCTCACCATTAAGGAATGCCCCAAGGGATATTTGCTACTAACCTGCTTATGGTGAGGTCATACTCCTGAAAGAAAGTACCAATTTCTTTTGTGTTCTCGATCATGTTTGTCCTTGCCCTGAAGGAGTTGTGCCTCCTTTGGCCTCCTGCTATTTTTCTTGAAAGAGATGACAGTCGtctctgcctttgttttggTCCTGCTAGTCATCATCTTCTTCTGTTAACTCTTTGCTGAAGCTCTTATACTCCATGGAAATACACACTTCTACAGTTGTTACTGAATGcaaaaaattccacaactcaCAGCAATGTCAGCTGTCACTTCTCTTTTGCCTAAATACTGCTGGGCATTTTAGTTTTGGTGGTCCAATGCActttaatacagaaaataacagttaaatagaaaattaaaccaaattGCTTAatacattatttcatttttcttttttacaaagAGCAATTTCTGCAAGCATATAGAGAATTAGGAAGAGTCTTTGGTAAAACACACAGGAAACACTTTTGAAATGGAATCATTTCAACATCAGAATAATGAAAAGTTGGTGTCTTCAGCTCTTGTGAAAGGATGTGAAAACAAACCAATACAGATTACAgaagttatttatttatctatatACAATATATGTAGATAAATAATCCAGTAAATTGAGCACTTCTAATTTGATTCAAGCGTGGAAATGCTTTTAATATTCACAGACCTAAGTCTCAAACATGAAGCCAGAATCTTAAAGGAGAAAATCtaactataaaatatataaaacacaATATTACTCAGCCATTcaactgtattttatttgtgtgcATAAGGtatagaaaaatgaaaagtcaCTTGTAACAGACATTGCACACTTGTCACAGAAGAGCACTGGACTGAAAGGCATGTTGTGAAAGGAAGGTTTGCAACAAGAGAAGTTCTTTTGTTTTGGACATATGATCTTTACTTCAACGATTACATAACTTTAGAGAATaagatttcttctctttcctcatACTTCTATTCTAAGTTTTGATGTTCATACTTTAGTTCCCACACTCTTCACAGGACAAAGAATTATTTATGTACAATACTCTGAAAGGCACCTCAATCAACATGATGCCTTTATATCTATTTGTAGGATATCACTTGCACAAATTGAAATGAGAGTGGGGAGTATACAGTGAACATAAGTCATCAagaataataattataaaagaggaaaaaataaagagtcTGGAATATGaatgtttctttatttcctcGTAGAATACTTATAATCAGTAAATTTCCTCTcacattttccagctctgtAAAGTAAGACCTGTACATCCTCCCAGAGTTTGTTAGTAAGACATAACATTCTAAGTAGCTATGCTTAAATGAATTTTATAAACTATTTTATAATGTGGCATGATAATTTCCCTGTGCAGATAGTCAATGGACACATAAATTGTTTCTTTGCCAGAACAGTACTTCCCAGTTTTGATAATGATGATTTTGACTAGCTTCTAGGAAAAGCTGCCACCTGGTTACATCCATAATCAATTCCTTTGCCAGTGATCTCTCCAAGTCACAGGATTCATAGAAGAAAACCTTCAGTGTCCTGCACAACACCTCAAGAGATATCACTTCCCCCACAGTCAGTATTACACACATACAGCTCTGCAAAACTTTACCAGCCACCTTTATCCACAGGAAAGTAACTTTACACCTTCTACAGACAAGGAGTCCCTTTGCCTGGGAACTCTCCTGTTTCTGGGAGCTGCCTGTGAATTCCATCCTGATGAGGCTCATTGGAAGCAGAGTTTTCCACCATGGTCAAGGCAGAAGCAGTgacttgcagcagcagcagcaggcagctcttcATTTACAGGAGCATCTCAGTATCTAACTAGTTCCATTTCAGCAGATCTGAAATCTTTATATCGTGTTCCTCTCTTCATCCTCCTTTCTTAGTGTtcagggaagaaagaaattaagaaaaagaaagcccaGAAGAACTTACACGAGGATATCACTTCTCTTGCTGCACCATACTACCAGTGTTATCATGGCACATGTCAACATGACTGGGATCAAGATCAGTGTTATGAGAATTTCATCCGGTGGATCTTCCCAGTGAACTTTTTCTGACGTACAGTTTGAAAAGAATTGTTTATGAATTCCAGTGATAAAGCCTTCTGCAAGGGGGTTTGGCCAAAAGCAACTCGCATTGTTGGCTTCACGTTCTGTGCACTGGGTAAAGTTGTCATAATACCTGGGAGTAGAAGAAAATCAAGACAAGTTGAAATAGGATGTACATGCATATTACTCTTGGAGAACACTACGGAGGGTGCCATACAAAATCTCTAAGAGTGTGTCTATCATGTAGGTACTCTGCTAAAGGACCTCTAATGGAAGCTGTGGCTACACAGTGAGGCAGAAGGAGAACTGACTCACATGTACTAATGCAACTGAGAGACTTTATGTGAAGTTCTGCGATCTCAGATGGACAATAATCAAACCCTGACTACAGCCACTTAAGTACAAATAGAACTCCCTAACTAGAGACATCTACAGAttcatttaaaaacatgcaCACAAATGTGCCAAGAACAGGACATTCTGAACACAGTATAGATATTTCATGCCTCAACTGCCAGCGGACATGTTGCTGTGGTGAAAATTATGATGTGACACTAGGACTGAACCACAACATGCAGTACTGTGTAAAAACTTTGGCTCTGTTGCAGTCTTatgcagtaagaaaaaaatgggaaaataaacacacagaaagTTAGCTTTTGAAAAAATTCCTCGTCTTTCCAACTCCAGCAAATGCCAGCAGGGAATAATTTCTAATTACATGTTTTCTTATGAAAGGCTGGGAATTCTTTGTACTCCTTCATGTGATTTCAATGCTGAATGTGCTAAAATTTACCTGTCCAGGAATAACATATTTATGAGAATTGGCTAcctctcaggaaaaaaaaaaaaaagaaacaataagcCTAAATGAGTAATCACATGGGT includes these proteins:
- the RAMP3 gene encoding receptor activity-modifying protein 3 isoform X1, which translates into the protein MEAQGSRWRQLPVLLLWVNGLMTLGFAGAHQQTELCNESLMLEKLPTCGKSFEEMMKKVDSKKWCNLTEFIMYYDNFTQCTEREANNASCFWPNPLAEGFITGIHKQFFSNCTSEKVHWEDPPDEILITLILIPVMLTCAMITLVVWCSKRSDILV